A genomic stretch from Halalkalibacillus sediminis includes:
- a CDS encoding M24 family metallopeptidase: MEKRIKKVRESMKERDVDAVFLTSKANVFYYSNLYAEAHERLIACYIDQNGNQMLIVPALEKEDVKNAGWQGDTLTYFDHEDPWDIFAKYLHDQNANVKTMAVEKGQLNVERFERLVGLLPDAQFADGQEMLNQIRVQKDEQELKILKEAASFADYGVETAVKHIAPGKTELEIVAEVEYALKKKGIRHMSFSTLVLTGEKTASPHGNPSTTKIQSGDFVLMDLGVVHKGYCSDITRTVAVGEVSDEQKKIYETVLEAELAGLDACKIGEPLGSIDQAARNVITEAGYGEYFTHRIGHGLGIDVHEYPSMASNNQLPLRKGMTFTIEPGIYLPGVGGVRIEDDVYMSEEDGPVRLTEYPKELIIL, translated from the coding sequence ATGGAAAAACGAATAAAAAAAGTTCGAGAATCAATGAAGGAACGCGATGTCGATGCAGTGTTCTTAACATCTAAAGCAAATGTATTTTATTATTCAAACTTGTATGCCGAAGCACATGAACGCTTAATTGCTTGCTACATCGACCAAAACGGGAATCAAATGTTGATCGTTCCAGCATTAGAGAAAGAAGATGTGAAGAATGCTGGCTGGCAAGGAGATACTCTCACTTATTTCGACCATGAAGATCCATGGGATATATTCGCAAAATATTTACACGATCAAAATGCAAATGTCAAAACTATGGCTGTAGAAAAAGGGCAGCTCAATGTAGAACGTTTTGAACGGTTGGTAGGATTGTTGCCAGATGCACAGTTTGCTGATGGACAAGAAATGCTCAACCAAATACGTGTACAAAAAGATGAACAAGAACTGAAGATTTTAAAAGAAGCAGCAAGCTTTGCCGACTATGGAGTGGAGACAGCTGTTAAACACATTGCTCCAGGGAAAACTGAACTTGAAATTGTTGCTGAAGTTGAATACGCCTTGAAGAAAAAAGGAATTCGTCATATGTCTTTTTCTACACTGGTTCTTACTGGCGAGAAAACGGCCTCACCTCACGGAAATCCTAGCACTACAAAGATCCAGTCTGGTGACTTTGTATTGATGGACTTAGGGGTAGTTCATAAAGGATATTGTTCAGATATCACTCGAACCGTCGCTGTCGGTGAAGTTTCAGATGAGCAGAAAAAAATATACGAAACAGTTCTTGAAGCAGAATTAGCCGGACTCGATGCATGTAAAATCGGTGAACCTCTTGGCTCAATTGATCAAGCTGCACGTAATGTTATTACAGAAGCTGGATACGGGGAATATTTCACCCACCGCATTGGCCATGGGCTTGGAATAGATGTTCACGAATACCCTTCGATGGCTTCAAATAATCAGTTACCTTTAAGAAAAGGGATGACATTCACAATCGAACCTGGCATTTATCTACCTGGTGTTGGTGGTGTCCGAATCGAGGACGATGTTTACATGAGCGAAGAAGATGGTCCTGTTCGGTTGACTGAATATCCGAAGGAATTAATCATTTTATAG
- a CDS encoding metal-dependent hydrolase: MNISYHGHSVVQVQDNDKKIIIDPFISGNELCDLNADEVKADYILLTHGHNDHVGDTEQIAKNNDALIIAPFELATYFENKGLNAHPMHIGGAHTFDFGTVKLTQAFHGSAFFEDDGSIVYTGMPSGILLTIGGKTVYHMGDTGLFSDMKLIGDRNDIDLAFVPIGDNFTMGPEDAQLACEWIKAKQVVPIHFDTFDVIKQDPESFVDSLQSGVGKVMKPGDQLSL, encoded by the coding sequence ATGAATATTTCTTATCACGGTCATTCAGTCGTTCAGGTTCAGGACAACGACAAAAAAATTATTATCGACCCTTTTATTTCAGGAAATGAGTTATGTGACTTAAATGCTGATGAAGTGAAGGCTGATTATATTTTGTTGACACATGGTCATAATGATCATGTTGGAGACACTGAACAGATTGCAAAGAACAATGATGCTCTAATCATTGCACCATTCGAGCTCGCGACCTACTTTGAAAATAAAGGGTTGAACGCACACCCTATGCATATAGGAGGAGCACATACATTTGATTTCGGAACTGTAAAGCTGACTCAAGCTTTTCATGGTTCTGCATTCTTTGAAGATGATGGTTCAATTGTATACACAGGTATGCCAAGTGGAATTCTTCTTACCATCGGTGGTAAAACGGTTTATCACATGGGAGATACAGGTCTGTTTTCAGACATGAAGTTGATTGGTGATCGCAATGATATCGATTTAGCTTTTGTTCCAATCGGGGACAATTTCACAATGGGACCTGAAGACGCACAATTAGCTTGTGAGTGGATTAAAGCCAAGCAGGTAGTACCAATTCACTTTGACACTTTCGATGTAATTAAACAAGATCCTGAATCATTTGTAGATTCGTTACAATCAGGAGTAGGAAAAGTGATGAAACCAGGAGATCAACTATCGTTATAA
- a CDS encoding DHH family phosphoesterase, whose product MKSSIIDTIEKYETIIIHRHERPDPDAYGSQAGLGEMIKNTYPEKKVLLAGEEDESLNFLARLDDISDSEFEGALIIVCDTANKERICDQRYVKGDLVIKIDHHPNREPYGDLMWVDPEASSASEMIYELYLEGRKQGWELSDESARLLYAGIVADTGRFLYPSTTERTFNAAKELSQFKFDRSELYENMYKIPLNVAKFKGVLLQELIPRESGLAVFKITKEMLEKYELTADETQAFVGIAGDIEGIVAWVFFVEEDDVIRVRLRSQGPVINDVAFQFNGGGHPLASGAKVYSWDETEKMIEALDQVCLDFEQKE is encoded by the coding sequence ATGAAAAGTTCAATAATAGATACAATAGAAAAATACGAGACAATCATCATCCATAGACATGAAAGACCTGATCCGGATGCTTATGGTTCTCAAGCAGGCTTGGGTGAAATGATCAAGAACACATATCCAGAAAAGAAGGTGCTTTTAGCAGGGGAAGAAGATGAATCACTGAATTTCCTGGCTCGATTAGATGATATTTCAGATAGTGAATTTGAAGGTGCATTGATTATCGTATGCGATACAGCAAACAAAGAGCGAATCTGTGACCAAAGATATGTCAAGGGTGATCTAGTGATTAAGATTGATCACCATCCGAACCGCGAACCTTATGGAGATTTGATGTGGGTAGATCCTGAGGCTTCTTCAGCAAGTGAAATGATTTATGAACTGTATTTAGAAGGCCGTAAACAGGGCTGGGAATTGAGTGATGAAAGTGCTCGGCTACTATATGCGGGTATCGTTGCTGATACTGGACGATTTTTGTATCCCAGTACTACTGAAAGAACGTTTAATGCAGCAAAAGAATTATCACAGTTTAAATTCGATCGATCAGAGCTATACGAAAATATGTATAAAATCCCGTTGAATGTAGCTAAATTCAAAGGAGTATTATTACAAGAGTTAATTCCTCGCGAAAGTGGCTTAGCTGTGTTCAAGATTACAAAGGAGATGCTAGAAAAATATGAATTGACTGCTGATGAAACACAAGCTTTTGTTGGCATTGCAGGTGATATAGAAGGAATCGTAGCTTGGGTGTTTTTTGTAGAAGAAGACGATGTCATACGCGTTCGTTTAAGGTCCCAGGGTCCTGTCATCAATGATGTTGCATTCCAGTTCAATGGTGGGGGGCATCCGCTCGCCTCAGGCGCAAAGGTGTATTCTTGGGATGAAACTGAAAAAATGATTGAAGCACTTGATCAAGTTTGTTTGGATTTTGAGCAAAAAGAATAG
- the ald gene encoding alanine dehydrogenase has product MKIGIPREIKNNENRVALTPAGVVAFKSAGHEVFVETEAGLGSGFTDEQYKEAGATITSTAKETWSQEMVMKVKEPLPEEYDYFYEGLILFTYLHLAAEPELTKALIDNKVVGIAYETVQLDNGSLPLLTPMSEVAGRMASQIGAQFLEKSRGGKGILLGGIPGVARGNVTVIGGGVVGTNAAKIAMGLGADVTIVDLSPERLRELDDIFGTSINTVMSNPLNIHEAVKKSDLLIGAVLIPGAKAPKLVTEEMVKDMPEGSVIVDVAIDQGGIVETVDRITTHDAPTYDKHGVVHYAVANMPGAVPRTSTLGLTNVTVPYAMQLANKGYKKAVNDNAHLRKGINTLDGYVTYQAVADAHQLDFKDLNELL; this is encoded by the coding sequence ATGAAAATCGGAATACCTAGAGAGATTAAAAACAACGAAAACCGCGTGGCATTAACACCTGCTGGAGTGGTTGCTTTCAAGAGTGCTGGTCATGAAGTATTTGTTGAAACAGAGGCTGGTTTGGGTTCTGGATTTACGGACGAGCAGTACAAAGAAGCGGGGGCGACAATTACCTCTACTGCTAAAGAAACTTGGTCTCAAGAGATGGTCATGAAAGTAAAAGAACCACTTCCGGAAGAATACGATTACTTTTATGAAGGACTTATCTTATTTACCTATCTTCATTTAGCTGCGGAGCCTGAATTGACGAAAGCTCTGATCGATAACAAAGTAGTTGGAATTGCTTATGAAACGGTTCAACTAGACAATGGTTCGCTACCATTATTAACACCGATGAGTGAAGTTGCTGGAAGAATGGCTTCACAGATTGGTGCGCAGTTCCTAGAAAAATCACGTGGAGGAAAAGGTATTCTTCTAGGTGGTATTCCGGGTGTTGCTCGCGGTAATGTAACCGTTATTGGTGGTGGAGTTGTTGGTACGAACGCAGCGAAAATCGCAATGGGTCTTGGAGCAGATGTCACGATTGTCGATTTAAGCCCTGAACGTTTACGCGAACTAGATGATATTTTCGGTACTTCGATCAACACGGTCATGTCTAATCCACTTAATATACACGAAGCAGTGAAAAAATCAGACTTACTGATTGGGGCTGTCCTCATTCCAGGTGCTAAAGCTCCAAAATTAGTAACTGAAGAAATGGTAAAAGATATGCCGGAAGGATCGGTAATTGTAGATGTAGCAATCGACCAAGGTGGGATTGTAGAAACGGTGGATCGTATCACTACTCACGACGCTCCAACATACGACAAGCACGGAGTTGTGCATTATGCGGTTGCTAACATGCCTGGTGCTGTTCCAAGAACATCTACATTGGGACTAACTAATGTTACTGTACCTTATGCAATGCAACTTGCTAATAAAGGCTACAAGAAAGCCGTTAATGACAATGCTCATTTGCGTAAAGGAATCAATACACTTGATGGATATGTCACTTATCAAGCAGTAGCCGATGCCCATCAATTGGATTTCAAAGATCTGAATGAATTATTATAA
- a CDS encoding DRTGG domain-containing protein — protein sequence MSTKHEQILNYIESLPIGQKISVRMIAKDIKVSEGTAYRAIKEAENVGIVSTIERVGTIRIEKKKKENFEKLTFAEIVNIVDGQVLGGRSGLHKMLSKFVIGAMQLEDMMRYTEKGSLLIVGNRVKAQEKALNEGAAILITGGFDASDKVKALADQYELPVISCTYDTFTVATMINRAIYDQLIKKDIIIVDDIYTPFSETYVLNETDTLSKWYDFNSETKHSRYPVIDSENRVVGIVTSKDVIGKSRESKIEKLMTKQPITVKPNTSLASAAHTMVWQGIELLPVVDEQMIFQGVITRQDVIKGLQSNQRQPQIGETIDDIVQSQLTYDELEQHFMTEVTPQMTNQLGALSYGVFASFVTEVCNQTLKQEKTGDMVIENLSIYYMKPVQIGSSLSIKPEVLELGRKFAKVDVEVSSGEELVGKAMVMTQFIDR from the coding sequence GTGTCCACGAAACATGAACAAATATTGAATTATATAGAATCATTACCAATTGGACAAAAGATTTCTGTCCGGATGATCGCGAAAGATATTAAGGTAAGTGAAGGAACGGCCTACCGAGCGATCAAAGAAGCTGAAAATGTTGGCATCGTAAGCACAATCGAACGTGTCGGAACGATTAGAATCGAAAAAAAGAAAAAAGAAAATTTCGAGAAGCTGACATTTGCTGAAATCGTGAACATAGTCGATGGACAGGTATTAGGTGGACGTAGTGGCTTACATAAGATGTTGAGCAAATTCGTTATCGGTGCCATGCAGTTAGAAGATATGATGCGATATACAGAAAAAGGATCACTCTTAATTGTAGGTAACCGTGTAAAAGCTCAGGAGAAGGCTTTGAACGAAGGTGCAGCAATATTAATTACAGGCGGGTTTGATGCTTCTGACAAAGTCAAAGCACTCGCAGATCAATACGAACTTCCTGTAATTTCCTGTACTTATGACACATTCACCGTTGCCACAATGATCAACCGAGCCATTTACGACCAGTTAATTAAGAAAGATATCATTATCGTAGATGATATCTACACACCATTCAGTGAAACTTATGTATTGAATGAAACAGATACGCTTTCCAAATGGTATGACTTCAATTCTGAGACTAAGCACAGTCGATATCCTGTCATCGACAGTGAAAATCGTGTGGTTGGAATCGTCACATCCAAAGATGTTATTGGTAAAAGTAGAGAAAGTAAAATCGAGAAATTGATGACGAAGCAACCGATTACTGTTAAACCTAATACATCATTAGCTAGTGCAGCACATACTATGGTGTGGCAAGGGATAGAATTGCTTCCTGTTGTGGATGAACAAATGATTTTCCAAGGCGTCATTACGAGACAGGATGTTATTAAAGGTCTTCAAAGTAATCAACGCCAACCACAAATTGGAGAAACGATTGATGATATTGTTCAAAGTCAATTGACCTATGATGAGTTGGAACAACATTTCATGACTGAAGTCACGCCTCAAATGACGAATCAATTAGGTGCGTTATCGTATGGGGTTTTCGCGTCTTTCGTAACTGAAGTTTGTAATCAAACACTGAAACAAGAAAAAACAGGTGACATGGTTATCGAAAATTTATCGATATACTACATGAAACCTGTTCAGATTGGTAGTTCATTATCAATTAAGCCTGAAGTGTTGGAACTCGGACGTAAATTTGCGAAGGTGGACGTCGAAGTATCTTCAGGTGAGGAACTTGTAGGTAAAGCGATGGTTATGACTCAGTTTATTGATCGCTAA
- a CDS encoding SDR family oxidoreductase, whose amino-acid sequence MRHVVITAGTKGLGKKMTDYFLEHGYSVTATYFSDLAKADQLLEENPNDTDRIHIEQLDVLDPTQIERVISRAYQKFGRIDCLVNNAGPYIFERKKLHDYSDSEWNEMIRGNLDASFHILKNVLPIMRKQQFGRLVFLGFQGANHSSGWIYRSAFAAAKVGLSSLLKSVALEEAENRITANMVAPGNISGEMKEANIEESRKKNSTETPIGRPGTGEDIARTVGYLCKDDSDMITGSVIEVTGGLDVIHRHL is encoded by the coding sequence ATGCGACATGTTGTGATTACCGCAGGCACAAAAGGTCTTGGGAAGAAAATGACGGACTATTTTCTAGAACATGGATACAGTGTCACTGCTACATATTTTTCGGACCTGGCTAAAGCTGATCAATTATTAGAAGAGAACCCCAATGATACCGACAGGATCCACATAGAGCAACTAGATGTCCTGGACCCGACACAAATAGAGCGAGTCATTAGTCGTGCTTATCAAAAGTTCGGCCGGATTGATTGTCTTGTTAACAATGCTGGCCCATATATTTTCGAGCGGAAAAAGCTTCATGATTATTCTGATTCGGAATGGAACGAGATGATCCGAGGTAATTTGGATGCCTCTTTTCATATATTAAAAAATGTACTTCCTATTATGAGAAAACAACAGTTTGGAAGACTGGTTTTCCTTGGCTTTCAAGGGGCCAATCATAGTTCTGGTTGGATCTATCGATCAGCATTTGCTGCTGCGAAGGTCGGATTATCATCCTTGTTAAAGTCAGTTGCACTAGAGGAAGCAGAAAACCGTATTACAGCGAACATGGTTGCTCCAGGTAATATTTCTGGAGAAATGAAGGAAGCTAACATTGAGGAAAGTCGAAAGAAGAATTCGACAGAGACTCCTATCGGACGTCCTGGAACAGGGGAAGATATTGCTCGGACGGTTGGATACCTTTGTAAAGATGATTCGGATATGATTACTGGTTCGGTTATTGAGGTTACAGGCGGTTTGGATGTCATTCATAGGCATTTGTAA
- a CDS encoding YtpI family protein — protein sequence MPFFISIIVISFILYVFFKVRILNEKEPVKMHYTNAKARMALGTFISAFGINQYVFYETQLALFIGIVFLILGIAQIVYGYKLFKHFRNELLKVSDQ from the coding sequence GTGCCATTTTTTATATCAATTATAGTTATATCTTTTATTTTATATGTCTTTTTCAAGGTTAGGATATTAAACGAGAAAGAACCAGTGAAAATGCATTATACTAATGCCAAAGCACGGATGGCTCTCGGAACTTTCATATCTGCTTTTGGTATTAATCAATACGTATTTTACGAAACACAGTTAGCACTTTTTATCGGGATTGTATTCCTGATCCTCGGAATAGCGCAAATTGTGTATGGTTATAAATTGTTTAAGCATTTCCGGAATGAACTATTAAAGGTTAGCGATCAATAA
- the ytrI gene encoding sporulation membrane protein YtrI has translation MHFPPYYKKKTWQAFFIGIFAGTIIGYMIFIYMYGVHTERWIEENLTLRNELSEVQNENELLKQDKDDLSEENEKKFTIQKVEIEWLNATELKLDRITLLRLNEKVQAQVQPVIGRSIQSVHDQKELLIRTIENKTYPLNDINYQMEVVHMTLSTTMTISLNIDTTN, from the coding sequence ATGCACTTTCCACCATACTACAAGAAAAAAACATGGCAAGCTTTTTTCATAGGGATTTTCGCTGGTACGATTATCGGTTACATGATTTTTATCTATATGTACGGGGTTCATACTGAAAGGTGGATTGAAGAAAATCTTACCCTCAGAAATGAACTGAGTGAAGTACAAAACGAAAATGAACTATTGAAACAAGACAAAGATGACCTAAGTGAGGAGAATGAAAAAAAGTTTACCATACAAAAAGTTGAGATAGAATGGTTGAATGCTACTGAACTTAAGTTAGACCGTATCACTTTGCTCCGTTTGAATGAGAAAGTTCAAGCCCAGGTACAGCCAGTCATCGGCAGAAGCATTCAGTCTGTACATGACCAAAAGGAGCTATTAATTAGAACGATAGAAAACAAAACTTACCCTTTAAACGATATCAACTATCAAATGGAAGTGGTACACATGACATTGTCGACCACTATGACAATTTCTTTGAATATTGATACGACTAATTAA
- the dnaE gene encoding DNA polymerase III subunit alpha — protein MGYVHLQVHSSYTLLESTIDIDSYVEKAAEEGLNEIALTDHENLHGAYQFYKKCIAKHIKPIIGMTIDFFVEDEKRPCRMTLLAKNWIGYQGLVQLSNSVQVNNKQLRLEDFKAFRHDVLPILNIYDTFLEEMLFLQQEEVPYSVFEQMDSVFEQWYINVEPLRINSTQTNEWLNGLTQNRRDQLVVTCDVRYLKEDHKSAYEAMLAMKKTSTVEAVATETNSATHLLSVDELNNRIDGDWFNECERSAMLANQCQIEFPRQWFSLPTFEQQKYDSSDEQLEALCNKQIDHKYKNNHAEAKQRLEYELSVIQNMKFSDYFLIVWDIIRYAKQQKIMVGPGRGSAAGSIVAYLLDIIEVDPLKHELLFERFLNPERTSMPDIDIDFADYRRDEIIRYVNEKYDAGRAAQIITFGTFQARSTIRELSKVFQIDSDTVNQLLKFLPQQVTSLKKVVKESEELKTYVKKSNQLIKLFQAAFVIEGLPRHHSTHAAGVVIGDKPMTDRVPMIQGQDGVLLTQFPMKDLESIGLLKMDFLGLRNLTLLERMMKQIGEREGIYINLKDIDQNDEKSFQLLRNSLTTGVFQLESNGMQRVLRLVQPNQFEDIVAVNALFRPGPMQFIETYAKRKNGREKVKYIHQSLEPILKDTYGVLVYQEQVMQVVSKMAGFSYGEADLLRRAISKKDLPAIQQMKRKFIDGAIQNDYQQETAQEIFDWIERFADYGFNKSHAVAYSMISYQLAYFKANFPAYFYAELMSSVMHDHEKLYRYIQEAKRQGIKILPPSVNESFGKFTVSNNQHIRFGLLAIKGFGRQSLDEIIKARKPKPFESIFDFCQRVSLSAVNQSTIETLVIAGAFDETNRNRAQVLASIMQAIEQGELFSDMDQQISWDRELFNIEVEYTDVEPFPILKELQMEQQVLGFTLSDHPLSHVRRALTRKGMQTIAQAFTVQIKKTIQMVSSIDSIKSIRTKRGEQMAFVTLQDETGDIDGVIFPDVHREIGRWIEEGLIVQVKGTIEERNDKRQLILKEVSNFSIEDLPKTNDQQIFIKLTEGNEKDGVAQLRDLSSQYPGGTKVVVYSPTQKKSYQLSESYDLELTSENLESLRDIFQDDHVVVKSIQK, from the coding sequence GTGGGTTATGTTCATTTACAAGTACATAGTAGTTATACACTCTTAGAGAGCACGATTGATATAGATTCCTATGTTGAAAAGGCGGCAGAAGAAGGGCTTAATGAGATTGCCCTTACAGATCACGAGAACCTGCATGGCGCCTATCAATTTTATAAAAAATGCATTGCCAAACATATTAAACCGATTATCGGCATGACAATCGACTTTTTTGTTGAAGATGAAAAACGCCCTTGTCGGATGACTTTGCTAGCAAAAAACTGGATTGGTTATCAAGGATTGGTCCAGCTTTCCAATTCTGTGCAAGTTAATAACAAACAATTAAGATTGGAAGACTTCAAGGCATTTCGCCATGATGTGCTTCCAATCTTGAACATTTACGATACTTTTCTAGAGGAAATGTTGTTTTTACAACAGGAGGAAGTGCCTTATAGTGTTTTTGAACAAATGGATTCTGTATTTGAGCAATGGTACATAAACGTGGAGCCATTGCGGATCAATTCAACGCAAACAAATGAGTGGTTGAATGGATTGACACAAAATCGAAGAGACCAATTGGTTGTCACATGCGATGTACGCTATTTAAAAGAAGATCACAAGAGCGCATATGAAGCGATGTTGGCGATGAAAAAAACATCGACAGTTGAAGCGGTGGCGACAGAAACAAACTCAGCAACACATTTATTGAGCGTTGATGAATTGAATAATCGAATAGATGGCGACTGGTTTAATGAATGTGAACGATCTGCAATGCTAGCAAATCAATGTCAGATAGAGTTCCCAAGGCAGTGGTTTTCACTCCCAACATTCGAGCAGCAAAAGTATGATTCTTCGGATGAACAACTTGAAGCACTCTGTAATAAACAGATTGATCATAAGTATAAGAATAATCATGCTGAAGCAAAGCAGAGGCTGGAGTATGAGTTATCTGTTATCCAAAACATGAAGTTCTCTGATTACTTTTTAATTGTTTGGGACATTATCCGTTACGCTAAGCAACAGAAGATTATGGTCGGTCCAGGAAGAGGTTCAGCTGCAGGTTCGATTGTGGCCTATTTACTCGACATAATTGAAGTAGATCCTTTGAAGCATGAACTACTATTCGAACGTTTTTTGAATCCTGAAAGAACATCCATGCCGGATATCGACATTGATTTCGCTGATTATCGTAGAGATGAAATCATTCGTTACGTCAACGAAAAATACGATGCCGGGAGAGCAGCCCAAATCATTACTTTCGGGACTTTCCAAGCAAGATCTACAATAAGAGAATTAAGTAAAGTCTTCCAAATAGATTCTGACACAGTCAATCAGCTACTGAAATTCTTACCTCAGCAAGTCACCTCGTTGAAAAAGGTGGTGAAGGAGTCCGAAGAATTAAAAACTTACGTTAAGAAATCCAATCAATTGATCAAGTTATTTCAAGCTGCTTTTGTAATTGAAGGCCTCCCAAGACACCATTCGACTCATGCAGCGGGAGTAGTCATTGGTGATAAACCGATGACCGATCGTGTTCCAATGATTCAAGGCCAAGATGGTGTTCTGTTGACTCAATTCCCAATGAAAGATTTAGAATCGATCGGGCTATTGAAAATGGATTTTCTCGGTTTGCGTAACTTAACTTTACTAGAACGCATGATGAAACAGATTGGGGAAAGAGAAGGAATCTATATCAATTTAAAAGATATCGATCAAAATGATGAAAAGTCGTTCCAGTTACTGAGAAATAGTTTAACAACTGGGGTCTTTCAATTAGAATCGAACGGTATGCAACGTGTCTTACGACTAGTTCAGCCGAACCAATTCGAAGATATTGTGGCGGTCAATGCTTTGTTTCGTCCAGGCCCTATGCAGTTCATAGAGACTTATGCAAAAAGGAAAAATGGCCGGGAAAAGGTAAAATATATCCACCAAAGCCTTGAGCCAATTTTAAAAGATACTTATGGAGTACTGGTTTATCAGGAACAGGTCATGCAAGTGGTTAGTAAGATGGCAGGGTTCAGTTATGGAGAGGCTGACCTATTGCGAAGAGCGATCAGTAAGAAGGATCTTCCAGCCATCCAACAGATGAAGCGCAAGTTTATTGACGGGGCCATACAAAATGATTATCAACAAGAGACAGCCCAGGAAATTTTCGATTGGATCGAACGATTTGCGGATTACGGTTTTAATAAAAGTCACGCAGTTGCTTATTCAATGATTTCGTATCAATTAGCTTACTTCAAAGCTAACTTTCCAGCCTATTTCTATGCAGAGTTGATGTCTTCAGTCATGCATGATCATGAAAAATTATATCGCTATATTCAAGAAGCTAAGCGTCAGGGGATTAAGATATTACCGCCATCAGTGAATGAAAGTTTCGGTAAGTTTACGGTATCGAATAATCAACACATTCGTTTTGGACTACTTGCAATCAAAGGATTCGGTAGACAATCGCTTGATGAAATCATTAAAGCGAGAAAACCGAAACCTTTTGAAAGTATATTCGATTTTTGTCAGCGTGTTTCATTATCCGCTGTCAATCAGTCTACGATTGAGACACTGGTGATAGCAGGTGCATTTGATGAAACGAACCGAAATCGAGCACAAGTATTGGCGTCGATTATGCAAGCTATAGAACAAGGCGAATTGTTCTCAGATATGGATCAACAAATCTCATGGGATAGGGAACTTTTTAATATTGAAGTCGAGTATACAGATGTTGAGCCATTCCCTATTCTCAAAGAATTACAAATGGAGCAACAAGTGCTCGGGTTTACATTGAGCGATCACCCCCTTTCTCATGTGCGACGAGCTTTGACACGAAAAGGGATGCAAACAATTGCTCAAGCGTTTACCGTTCAAATTAAGAAGACGATTCAAATGGTCAGTTCCATTGATTCGATTAAATCAATAAGAACGAAACGTGGAGAACAGATGGCTTTCGTTACACTCCAAGATGAAACAGGAGATATCGATGGGGTCATCTTCCCGGATGTACACAGGGAAATTGGTCGTTGGATCGAAGAAGGATTAATCGTACAAGTGAAAGGAACAATTGAAGAACGGAATGATAAACGACAATTGATTTTAAAGGAAGTAAGCAATTTTTCGATTGAAGATCTCCCAAAAACCAACGATCAACAAATTTTCATCAAGTTGACGGAAGGTAATGAAAAAGATGGAGTGGCTCAATTACGAGATTTAAGCTCTCAGTACCCAGGGGGAACGAAGGTGGTTGTCTATTCACCCACCCAAAAGAAAAGCTATCAGTTGTCTGAGTCCTATGATCTTGAGTTGACTTCTGAAAACTTAGAATCACTTAGGGATATTTTCCAAGATGATCATGTGGTAGTGAAAAGTATTCAAAAATAA
- a CDS encoding YtrH family sporulation protein: protein MEERFFAAIIKCFFISFGVLAGGALFGSLSAYITGDPPISELLITAKKLRIWAIVAAIGGTFDAISTFEKGILDASSVELIKQITLIIAAMGGVKAAIILISWITRGEIT, encoded by the coding sequence ATGGAAGAACGTTTTTTTGCAGCGATTATTAAATGCTTTTTCATTTCGTTTGGCGTCCTTGCAGGCGGTGCCTTATTTGGAAGCCTGAGTGCATATATAACTGGTGATCCACCAATTTCCGAATTGTTGATTACCGCTAAAAAGTTACGCATTTGGGCGATTGTAGCAGCTATAGGTGGAACCTTTGACGCCATATCGACGTTCGAAAAAGGCATTTTGGATGCATCCTCAGTAGAATTGATTAAACAGATCACATTGATTATCGCCGCGATGGGCGGTGTGAAAGCTGCCATCATTCTAATCAGCTGGATTACCAGAGGGGAAATCACCTGA